One window of the Amycolatopsis mediterranei genome contains the following:
- a CDS encoding cellulose binding domain-containing protein, protein MTRRWWPALGLAAAAATIGAMFVIAPANAAGGVSATFSKGSDWGTGYEGKYTIANGSGSTLATWTVEFDLPSGAKISSLWDGSYTASGQHVTVKNTWNGNVANGGSASFGFNVAYSGSYAAPSNCKLNGGSCAAGGTPPTTTTPPTTTTPPTTTPPPAGGRGAPYLYMGWGSPPNPQTVMNATGIKWFTMAFINASGGCTPAWDSSRPLSGSADANAIAQIKAAGGQVIPSFGGWSGNKLGPNCSTPSALAGAYQQVINAYGLKAIDIDIENSDEFENEAVQDRILGALKIVKQNNPGIQTILTFGTSTTGPNYYGNRLIDQSKALGANVDVFTIMPFDFGGGANMYNSTVSAANGLRDKLKSTFGWSDATAYAHLGISGMNGLSDQQELTDLPTWTQITNWAKSNKIARLAFWSVNRDRGCPGGGVQSACSGIAQNDWDFTKVTAGF, encoded by the coding sequence GTGACGCGCCGGTGGTGGCCCGCACTCGGGCTGGCGGCCGCGGCCGCCACGATCGGCGCGATGTTCGTGATCGCGCCCGCGAACGCCGCGGGCGGCGTGTCCGCGACCTTCAGCAAGGGCTCCGACTGGGGCACCGGGTACGAGGGCAAGTATACGATCGCCAACGGCTCGGGCTCGACGCTCGCGACCTGGACCGTCGAGTTCGACCTGCCGTCCGGCGCGAAGATCTCGTCGCTGTGGGACGGCAGCTACACCGCGTCCGGCCAGCACGTCACGGTGAAGAACACGTGGAACGGCAACGTCGCCAACGGCGGTAGCGCCAGCTTCGGGTTCAACGTGGCGTACTCGGGTTCGTACGCCGCGCCGTCGAACTGCAAGCTCAACGGTGGGTCGTGTGCCGCCGGGGGCACACCCCCCACGACCACGACGCCTCCTACGACGACGACCCCGCCGACCACCACGCCGCCGCCGGCGGGCGGCCGGGGCGCGCCCTACCTGTACATGGGCTGGGGCAGCCCGCCCAACCCGCAGACGGTGATGAACGCGACCGGGATCAAGTGGTTCACCATGGCGTTCATCAACGCCTCCGGTGGCTGCACCCCGGCGTGGGACAGCAGCCGGCCGCTCTCCGGCAGTGCCGACGCGAACGCGATCGCGCAGATCAAGGCGGCGGGCGGCCAGGTCATCCCGTCGTTCGGCGGCTGGAGCGGGAACAAGCTGGGCCCGAACTGCTCGACGCCGTCCGCGCTGGCCGGCGCCTACCAGCAGGTGATCAACGCCTACGGGCTGAAGGCGATCGACATCGACATCGAGAACTCCGACGAGTTCGAGAACGAGGCCGTGCAGGACCGCATCCTGGGCGCGCTGAAGATCGTCAAGCAGAACAACCCGGGTATCCAGACGATCCTGACGTTCGGCACGTCGACGACCGGCCCGAACTACTACGGCAACCGGCTCATCGACCAGTCGAAGGCCCTGGGCGCGAACGTGGACGTGTTCACGATCATGCCGTTCGACTTCGGTGGCGGCGCGAACATGTACAACAGCACGGTGAGCGCGGCGAACGGCTTGCGCGACAAGCTGAAGTCGACGTTCGGCTGGTCCGACGCCACGGCGTACGCCCACCTGGGTATTTCGGGCATGAACGGCCTGTCCGACCAGCAGGAGCTCACGGACTTGCCGACGTGGACCCAGATCACGAACTGGGCCAAGTCGAACAAGATCGCCCGCCTGGCGTTCTGGTCGGTCAACCGCGACCGCGGCTGCCCGGGCGGCGGTGTCCAGTCGGCGTGCAGCGGCATCGCCCAGAACGACTGGGACTTCACGAAGGTGACAGCGGGCTTCTGA
- a CDS encoding aspartate aminotransferase family protein: MAESFWADVDRHLVRYGGTFTPEIIDRAEGSFLFTEDGRRILDFTSGQMSAILGHSHPEIVETVRRQVGKLDHLFSGMLSRPVADLARRLAETLPAPLEKALLLTTGAESNEAAVRMAKLVTGKHEIVSFARSWHGMTQAAASATYSAGRRGYGPATPGNFAIPAPNAYRPDFTDASGSLDWRRQLDFGFEMIDAQSVGSLAACLVEPILSSGGIIEPPPGYFAALAEKCRERGMLLILDEAQTGLCRTGNWYAFERDGIVPDILTLSKTLGAGLPLAAVLTSAAIEQEAHDRGFLFFTTHVSDPLPAAVGNTVLDVLTRDRLDARALSLGAVLRRGLEELAAGHEVVGDIRGRGLLAGLELVVDRETKRSSDELGARVTQRCLELGLHMNIVQLPGMGGVFRIAPPLTASEEEIALGLSILDQAIGEAVKLL, translated from the coding sequence ATGGCTGAATCCTTCTGGGCCGACGTCGACCGGCACCTCGTGCGTTACGGCGGCACCTTCACCCCCGAGATCATCGACCGCGCCGAAGGCAGCTTCCTCTTCACCGAAGACGGCCGCCGGATCCTCGACTTCACGTCCGGCCAGATGAGCGCGATCCTCGGGCACTCCCACCCCGAGATCGTCGAGACCGTCCGGCGGCAGGTGGGGAAGCTCGACCACCTGTTCAGCGGCATGCTGAGCCGCCCGGTCGCCGACCTCGCGCGGCGGCTCGCCGAGACGCTGCCGGCGCCGCTGGAGAAGGCGCTGCTGCTGACCACGGGTGCGGAATCGAACGAGGCCGCCGTCCGGATGGCCAAGCTCGTCACCGGCAAGCACGAGATCGTCTCGTTCGCCCGGTCCTGGCACGGGATGACGCAGGCGGCGGCGAGCGCGACCTACAGCGCGGGCCGCCGCGGCTACGGCCCGGCCACGCCCGGCAACTTCGCCATCCCGGCGCCCAACGCGTACCGGCCCGACTTCACCGACGCCTCCGGTTCGCTCGATTGGCGTCGTCAGCTGGACTTCGGGTTCGAGATGATCGACGCGCAGTCGGTCGGCAGCCTGGCCGCGTGCCTGGTCGAGCCGATCCTCAGTTCCGGCGGCATCATCGAGCCCCCGCCCGGCTACTTCGCCGCGCTGGCCGAGAAGTGCCGTGAGCGCGGGATGTTGCTGATCCTCGACGAAGCCCAAACGGGGTTGTGCCGCACAGGGAACTGGTACGCGTTCGAACGCGACGGCATCGTCCCCGACATCCTGACGCTGTCGAAGACGCTCGGCGCCGGCCTGCCGCTGGCCGCCGTGCTGACCAGCGCCGCCATCGAGCAGGAGGCGCACGACCGCGGGTTCTTGTTCTTCACGACCCACGTGTCGGACCCGCTCCCGGCGGCGGTCGGCAACACGGTGCTGGACGTGCTGACCCGCGACCGCCTCGACGCGCGGGCGCTCTCGCTGGGCGCGGTGCTGCGCCGGGGCCTGGAGGAGCTCGCGGCCGGCCACGAGGTGGTCGGCGACATCCGCGGCCGCGGCCTGCTGGCCGGGCTGGAGCTGGTGGTGGACCGCGAAACCAAGCGGAGCTCGGACGAGCTGGGGGCGCGCGTCACGCAGCGCTGCCTCGAGCTGGGGCTGCACATGAACATCGTGCAGCTGCCGGGCATGGGCGGGGTGTTCCGGATCGCTCCGCCGCTGACGGCGTCCGAAGAGGAGATCGCGCTGGGTCTGTCTATTTTGGACCAGGCGATCGGTGAAGCGGTGAAGCTGCTTTAA
- a CDS encoding LysR family transcriptional regulator encodes MLNPWRLRLLSRLDTLGTVRAVAQDANLSASSVSQQLAVLEAETRTQLLERTGRRVRLTPAGLMLARRARVILDHMDTVEAELRSLGEEPAGLVRLGAFQSAIHTLAVPAVTRLAHPHLEVQLLELEPHESIPALRGGDADVIITTTDFVELPLGPDLDIVPLATDPIVLVTPPEAPRGPAVLSAYADAPWALDAPQSYMANLTLRLCRESGFEPRVVCRFSNYLMTLQHVEAGLSIALLPGLAVDRRYRVATRELATPVTRTIAAVVRRGTPLRAGVNVVLDALRQPPELPELPEWVGLRSSSP; translated from the coding sequence ATGCTGAACCCGTGGCGCCTGCGGCTGCTGAGCCGCCTCGACACCCTGGGCACGGTCCGCGCGGTGGCGCAGGACGCCAACCTGAGCGCGTCCAGCGTGTCGCAGCAGCTGGCCGTGCTCGAAGCCGAAACCCGCACCCAGCTGCTGGAACGCACCGGCCGCCGGGTCCGGCTCACGCCGGCCGGGCTGATGCTGGCCCGGCGGGCGCGGGTGATCCTCGACCACATGGACACGGTCGAGGCGGAGCTGCGCAGCCTCGGCGAGGAGCCGGCCGGCCTGGTCCGGCTCGGGGCGTTCCAGAGCGCGATCCACACCCTGGCCGTCCCGGCGGTGACCCGGCTGGCGCACCCGCACCTCGAGGTCCAGCTGCTGGAGCTGGAACCGCACGAAAGCATCCCGGCCCTGCGCGGCGGCGACGCCGACGTCATCATCACCACGACCGACTTCGTCGAGCTCCCGCTGGGCCCCGACCTCGACATCGTCCCGCTGGCGACCGACCCGATCGTGCTGGTGACGCCGCCGGAGGCACCTCGCGGCCCGGCGGTCCTGTCGGCCTACGCGGACGCGCCGTGGGCGCTGGACGCGCCGCAGTCGTACATGGCGAACCTGACGCTGCGCCTGTGCCGCGAATCGGGCTTCGAGCCACGGGTGGTGTGCCGCTTCAGCAACTACCTGATGACGCTGCAGCACGTCGAGGCCGGCTTGTCGATCGCGCTGCTGCCCGGGCTGGCGGTGGATCGCCGCTACCGCGTGGCGACCCGCGAGCTGGCGACCCCGGTGACCCGCACGATCGCGGCGGTGGTCCGCCGGGGGACGCCGTTGCGCGCGGGCGTGAACGTCGTCCTCGACGCGCTGCGGCAGCCGCCGGAGCTGCCGGAGCTGCCGGAGTGGGTCGGGCTTCGGTCTTCTTCTCCTTGA
- a CDS encoding tetratricopeptide repeat protein codes for MPGRLKKFDEFFQRKAAEGGNVVAMARMGAAMRERGELPEAESWYRKAAMGGDRVSMTALAHLLAERGAQEEAERWYHEAALAGEPHGMQHLAKSCERRGKRDDARHWYGEAARTGDLPSMAALGRLLREDGKGDEAESWLRQAAEAGFTGAMIDLGVVLRDRGQAAEAARWWRSAVQAGDLAATCQLGRQAERLGRPSDAESWYRQGARGGHVEAVTRLGLLLHRRGDLEEAETWYLEAAERGDPAAMTNLGVLARNRGDEGEAAAWYRKAAEHGSIPALTNLGHLAEHREDLATAEQWFRRAAETGDVQGMLSLARMLRARGAAHEAELWLARAETVQDEREHQH; via the coding sequence ATGCCCGGCCGGCTCAAGAAGTTCGACGAGTTCTTCCAGCGCAAAGCCGCGGAAGGCGGCAACGTCGTCGCCATGGCCCGGATGGGCGCGGCGATGCGCGAGCGCGGAGAGCTGCCCGAGGCCGAGTCGTGGTACCGCAAGGCCGCCATGGGCGGCGACCGCGTCTCGATGACCGCGCTGGCCCACCTCCTCGCCGAGCGCGGCGCGCAGGAGGAGGCCGAGCGCTGGTACCACGAGGCCGCACTGGCCGGCGAGCCGCACGGGATGCAGCACCTCGCCAAGTCCTGCGAGCGGCGCGGCAAGCGCGACGACGCCCGGCACTGGTACGGCGAGGCGGCGCGGACCGGCGACCTGCCGTCGATGGCCGCGCTCGGGCGGCTGCTGCGCGAAGACGGCAAGGGCGACGAGGCCGAGTCGTGGCTGCGCCAGGCCGCGGAAGCGGGCTTCACCGGCGCGATGATCGACCTGGGCGTCGTGCTGCGCGACCGCGGTCAGGCCGCCGAGGCGGCCCGCTGGTGGCGCTCCGCCGTGCAGGCCGGCGACCTCGCGGCCACCTGCCAGCTCGGCAGGCAGGCCGAACGGCTCGGCCGGCCGAGCGACGCCGAATCGTGGTACCGCCAGGGCGCGCGCGGCGGCCACGTCGAGGCGGTCACCCGGCTCGGGCTGCTGCTGCACCGCCGCGGCGACCTCGAGGAGGCCGAGACCTGGTACCTCGAAGCCGCCGAGCGCGGCGACCCGGCGGCGATGACCAACCTCGGCGTGCTGGCCCGCAACCGCGGCGACGAGGGGGAAGCCGCCGCCTGGTACCGCAAGGCCGCCGAGCACGGCAGCATCCCGGCGCTCACCAACCTCGGCCACCTCGCCGAGCACCGCGAGGACCTGGCGACGGCCGAGCAGTGGTTCCGCCGGGCCGCCGAGACCGGCGACGTCCAGGGCATGCTGAGCCTGGCGCGCATGCTACGGGCGCGGGGTGCCGCCCACGAGGCCGAGCTGTGGCTGGCCCGCGCGGAGACCGTGCAGGACGAGCGGGAGCACCAGCACTGA
- a CDS encoding HNH endonuclease family protein: MAARGFRLSVTQRTLLVVTILALALFGYWATRGAGAAPPTSGAPVPVSAADAQKQLDELAIGARTSMDGYSREKFPHWDSQGSGCDTREVVLKRDGKDVKTDKDCRPTSGTWTSVYDEETWTKATDVDIDHMVPLGQAWASGAKSWTTEKREQFANDLTRPQLFAVTDNLNQQKSDKAPDEWKPPLVAFWCTYATDWIVVKHYYGLTITQGEKTALTDMLRRC, from the coding sequence GTGGCGGCCCGAGGCTTTCGGCTGAGCGTGACGCAGCGAACCCTGCTGGTAGTCACGATCTTGGCCCTCGCGCTCTTCGGGTACTGGGCGACGAGAGGCGCGGGCGCGGCGCCACCGACGTCGGGTGCGCCGGTGCCGGTCAGTGCGGCCGACGCGCAGAAGCAGCTCGACGAGCTGGCCATCGGCGCGCGGACGTCCATGGACGGCTATTCGCGCGAGAAGTTCCCCCACTGGGACAGCCAGGGGTCCGGCTGCGACACCCGCGAAGTCGTCCTCAAGCGCGACGGCAAGGACGTCAAGACCGACAAGGACTGCAGGCCGACGTCCGGGACGTGGACCAGCGTCTACGACGAGGAGACCTGGACGAAGGCCACCGACGTCGACATCGACCACATGGTCCCGCTCGGGCAGGCGTGGGCGAGCGGCGCGAAGTCGTGGACGACCGAGAAGCGCGAGCAGTTCGCCAACGACCTCACCCGGCCGCAGCTGTTCGCCGTCACCGACAACCTCAACCAGCAGAAGAGCGACAAGGCGCCCGACGAGTGGAAGCCGCCGCTGGTGGCGTTCTGGTGCACCTACGCGACCGACTGGATCGTCGTGAAGCACTACTACGGGCTCACCATCACGCAAGGCGAGAAAACCGCCTTGACCGACATGTTGCGCCGCTGCTGA
- a CDS encoding alpha/beta fold hydrolase, whose amino-acid sequence MTTFALIHGGGGSGWDFHLLIPELAARGHDAVAPDLPITDSSAGLAEFTETVLAALGDRTDVAVVGHSYGGFTAPLVAAKVRARLLVYLAGMIPAPGEPPGQWWGNTGFEAPKGLTETEQFFNGVPADLAEQCQAHGREQASKEWDEPWPLPAHPDVPTRVLLARDDRFFVPDFQRRVARERLGIEPDELDGPHCVPLSHPGALADRLVSYL is encoded by the coding sequence GTGACGACTTTCGCGCTGATCCACGGAGGCGGCGGCAGCGGCTGGGACTTCCACCTGCTGATCCCGGAGCTCGCGGCTCGCGGGCACGACGCGGTCGCCCCCGACCTGCCGATCACCGACTCCTCGGCCGGCCTGGCGGAGTTCACCGAAACGGTACTGGCCGCGCTCGGCGACCGTACGGACGTCGCCGTCGTCGGCCATTCGTACGGCGGGTTCACCGCGCCGCTGGTCGCGGCGAAGGTCCGCGCGCGGCTGCTGGTCTACCTGGCCGGGATGATCCCGGCGCCCGGCGAACCGCCGGGGCAGTGGTGGGGCAACACCGGCTTCGAGGCGCCGAAGGGCCTGACCGAGACCGAGCAGTTCTTCAACGGCGTCCCGGCGGACCTCGCCGAGCAGTGCCAGGCGCATGGGCGCGAGCAGGCCAGCAAGGAGTGGGACGAGCCGTGGCCGCTGCCGGCCCACCCGGACGTCCCGACCCGGGTGCTTCTGGCCCGCGACGACCGGTTCTTCGTCCCGGACTTCCAGCGGCGGGTCGCGCGCGAGCGGCTGGGCATCGAGCCGGACGAGCTCGACGGCCCGCACTGCGTGCCGCTCAGCCACCCCGGCGCCCTGGCCGACCGTCTGGTGAGCTACCTCTGA
- a CDS encoding 3D domain-containing protein → MRFAHVLALTAIAAGSFLAAPAASAATLPACRHFYTGSIPDRPVTGGHGPGTLVGAVDVGNRLPAPGSVSGGLGTDGKVAFTFARVAGAKAYRAFRNGQALQWISDWGQPTLTVTDASPCQNANYQLYAMTAEDNSPGSLGQVSTAYRLDGANRLAAYRIPAGTTLNYRVTAYNDVAQTALGYQAGPGFCAVDARNIPWGTRFSVPGYGECYAADIGSWISGDIVDVWLPGSQADAWGIQRLTLTVR, encoded by the coding sequence ATGCGTTTCGCGCACGTCCTCGCCCTGACGGCCATCGCCGCCGGCAGCTTCCTCGCCGCCCCCGCCGCTTCTGCGGCGACCCTGCCCGCCTGCCGGCACTTCTACACCGGCTCGATCCCCGATCGCCCGGTCACCGGCGGGCACGGACCCGGCACGCTCGTCGGCGCCGTGGACGTGGGCAACCGCCTGCCCGCGCCCGGCTCGGTCAGCGGGGGACTGGGCACCGACGGCAAGGTCGCCTTCACCTTCGCCCGGGTCGCCGGCGCGAAGGCCTACCGGGCTTTCCGCAACGGTCAAGCGCTGCAGTGGATCAGCGACTGGGGCCAGCCGACGCTCACCGTCACCGACGCCAGTCCGTGCCAGAACGCGAACTACCAGCTCTACGCCATGACGGCGGAAGACAACTCGCCGGGCTCGCTCGGGCAGGTTTCGACCGCCTACCGCCTCGACGGCGCGAACCGGCTCGCGGCCTACCGCATCCCGGCCGGCACCACGCTGAACTACCGCGTCACGGCGTACAACGACGTCGCCCAGACCGCGCTCGGCTACCAGGCCGGCCCGGGTTTCTGCGCCGTCGACGCCCGGAACATCCCGTGGGGCACCCGGTTCTCCGTGCCCGGCTACGGCGAGTGCTACGCGGCCGATATCGGCAGCTGGATCTCCGGCGACATCGTCGACGTCTGGCTGCCCGGCTCCCAGGCCGACGCCTGGGGGATCCAACGGCTGACCCTCACCGTGCGGTAG
- a CDS encoding nitroreductase family protein: MMTPEELLTTTRTVRKRLDLERPVPLDLVKHCIQVALQAPSGSNTQRWQWLVVTDVDQRAALGEIYRRACEEYLASPNAAGKLFADDPERAQVQQRVGDSVAYLADRMGDVPVLVVPCLETASSELPPGNQAGLWASLLPAVWSFMLAARSVTLGTAWTTLHLKYEQEAAEVLGLPKNVHQAALIPTAFYTGDTFKPAARQPLDEVLHLDRW, from the coding sequence ATGATGACGCCCGAAGAGCTCCTGACCACGACCAGGACCGTCCGCAAGCGCCTCGACCTCGAGCGCCCGGTGCCACTCGACCTGGTCAAGCACTGCATTCAGGTCGCGCTCCAGGCGCCGAGCGGCTCGAACACGCAGCGGTGGCAGTGGCTGGTCGTGACCGATGTGGACCAGCGGGCCGCGCTCGGCGAGATCTACCGCCGGGCGTGCGAGGAGTACCTGGCCTCTCCGAACGCCGCGGGCAAGCTGTTCGCGGACGACCCGGAGCGGGCTCAGGTCCAGCAGCGGGTCGGCGACAGCGTCGCGTACCTGGCCGACCGGATGGGTGACGTCCCGGTGCTGGTGGTGCCTTGCCTGGAGACGGCGTCCTCGGAGCTGCCGCCGGGCAACCAGGCGGGGCTGTGGGCGTCGCTGCTCCCGGCGGTGTGGAGCTTCATGCTGGCGGCCCGCTCGGTCACGCTGGGCACGGCGTGGACGACGCTGCACCTGAAGTACGAGCAGGAGGCGGCGGAGGTGCTGGGCCTGCCGAAGAACGTCCACCAGGCGGCCCTGATCCCGACGGCGTTCTACACGGGCGACACGTTCAAGCCGGCGGCGCGGCAGCCCCTCGACGAGGTCCTGCACCTCGACCGCTGGTAA